The following are encoded together in the Neomonachus schauinslandi chromosome 15, ASM220157v2, whole genome shotgun sequence genome:
- the ALDOC gene encoding fructose-bisphosphate aldolase C isoform X1, with translation MPHSYPALSAEQKKELSDIALRIVAPGKGILAADESVGSMAKRLSQIGVENTEENRRLYRQVLFSADDRVKKCIGGVIFFHETLYQKDDNGVPFVRTIQDKGIVVGIKVDKGVVPLAGTDGETTTQGLDGLSERCAQYKKDGANFAKWRCVLKISERTPSALAILENANVLARYASICQQNGIVPIVEPEILPDGDHDLKRCQYVTEKVLAAVYKALSDHHVYLEGTLLKPNMVTPGHACPIKYSPEEIAMATVTALRRTVPPAVPGVTFLSGGQSEEEASLNLNAINRCPLPRPWALTFSYGRALQASALNAWRGQQDNAGAATEEFIKRAEVNGLAAQGKYEGSGEDGGAAAQSLYIANHAY, from the exons ATGCCCCACTCGTACCCAGCCCTTTCTGCTGAGCAGAAAAAAGAGTTGTCTGACATTGCCCTCCGGATTGTGGCCCCAGGCAAAGGCATTCTGGCTGCGGATGAGTCTGTAG GCAGCATGGCCAAGCGGCTGAGCCAAATTGGTGTGGAGAACACAGAGGAAAACCGCCGGTTGTACCGCCAGGTCCTGTTCAGTGCTGATGACCGTGTAAAGAAGTGCATCGGAGGAGTCATCTTCTTCCATGAGACACTCTACCAGAAAGACGATAATGGTGTTCCCTTCGTTCGTACAATTCAGGATAAAGGCATTGTCGTGGGCATCAAG GTCGACAAGGGTGTAGTGCCTCTAGCAGGGACTGATGGAGAAACCACTACTCAAG GGCTGGATGGGCTCTCGGAACGCTGTGCCCAATACAAGAAGGATGGCGCCAACTTTGCCAAGTGGCGTTGCGTGCTGAAAATCAGTGAGCGCACACCCTCAGCACTTGCCATTCTGGAGAATGCCAACGTGCTGGCCCGCTATGCCAGCATCTGCCAGcag AATGGCATCGTGCCTATTGTGGAACCTGAAATCCTGCCAGATGGAGACCATGACCTCAAACGTTGTCAGTATGTTACGGAGAAG GTCTTGGCTGCTGTGTACAAGGCCCTGAGTGACCATCACGTGTACCTGGAGGGGACCCTGCTCAAGCCCAACATGGTGACCCCTGGCCATGCCTGTCCCATTAAATATAGCCCAGAGGAGATCGCCATGGCAACCGTCACTGCCCTGCGTCGCACTGTGCCCCCAGCTGTCCCAG GAGTGACTTTCCTGTCTGGGGGTCAGAGTGAAGAGGAGGCATCGCTCAACCTCAATGCTATCAACCGCTGCCCCCTTCCTCGGCCCTGGGCCCTTACCTTCTCCTATGGGCGTGCCCTGCAGGCCTCTGCCCTCAATGCCTGGAGAGGGCAACAAGACAATGCTGGGGCTGCCACTGAGGAGTTCATCAAGCGGGCCGAG GTGAATGGGCTTGCAGCCCAGGGCAAGTATGAAGGCAGCGGGGAAGATGGTGGAGCAGCAGCACAGTCCCTCTACATTGCCAACCATGCCTACTGA
- the ALDOC gene encoding fructose-bisphosphate aldolase C isoform X2: protein MPHSYPALSAEQKKELSDIALRIVAPGKGILAADESVGSMAKRLSQIGVENTEENRRLYRQVLFSADDRVKKCIGGVIFFHETLYQKDDNGVPFVRTIQDKGIVVGIKVDKGVVPLAGTDGETTTQGLDGLSERCAQYKKDGANFAKWRCVLKISERTPSALAILENANVLARYASICQQNGIVPIVEPEILPDGDHDLKRCQYVTEKALSDHHVYLEGTLLKPNMVTPGHACPIKYSPEEIAMATVTALRRTVPPAVPGVTFLSGGQSEEEASLNLNAINRCPLPRPWALTFSYGRALQASALNAWRGQQDNAGAATEEFIKRAEVNGLAAQGKYEGSGEDGGAAAQSLYIANHAY from the exons ATGCCCCACTCGTACCCAGCCCTTTCTGCTGAGCAGAAAAAAGAGTTGTCTGACATTGCCCTCCGGATTGTGGCCCCAGGCAAAGGCATTCTGGCTGCGGATGAGTCTGTAG GCAGCATGGCCAAGCGGCTGAGCCAAATTGGTGTGGAGAACACAGAGGAAAACCGCCGGTTGTACCGCCAGGTCCTGTTCAGTGCTGATGACCGTGTAAAGAAGTGCATCGGAGGAGTCATCTTCTTCCATGAGACACTCTACCAGAAAGACGATAATGGTGTTCCCTTCGTTCGTACAATTCAGGATAAAGGCATTGTCGTGGGCATCAAG GTCGACAAGGGTGTAGTGCCTCTAGCAGGGACTGATGGAGAAACCACTACTCAAG GGCTGGATGGGCTCTCGGAACGCTGTGCCCAATACAAGAAGGATGGCGCCAACTTTGCCAAGTGGCGTTGCGTGCTGAAAATCAGTGAGCGCACACCCTCAGCACTTGCCATTCTGGAGAATGCCAACGTGCTGGCCCGCTATGCCAGCATCTGCCAGcag AATGGCATCGTGCCTATTGTGGAACCTGAAATCCTGCCAGATGGAGACCATGACCTCAAACGTTGTCAGTATGTTACGGAGAAG GCCCTGAGTGACCATCACGTGTACCTGGAGGGGACCCTGCTCAAGCCCAACATGGTGACCCCTGGCCATGCCTGTCCCATTAAATATAGCCCAGAGGAGATCGCCATGGCAACCGTCACTGCCCTGCGTCGCACTGTGCCCCCAGCTGTCCCAG GAGTGACTTTCCTGTCTGGGGGTCAGAGTGAAGAGGAGGCATCGCTCAACCTCAATGCTATCAACCGCTGCCCCCTTCCTCGGCCCTGGGCCCTTACCTTCTCCTATGGGCGTGCCCTGCAGGCCTCTGCCCTCAATGCCTGGAGAGGGCAACAAGACAATGCTGGGGCTGCCACTGAGGAGTTCATCAAGCGGGCCGAG GTGAATGGGCTTGCAGCCCAGGGCAAGTATGAAGGCAGCGGGGAAGATGGTGGAGCAGCAGCACAGTCCCTCTACATTGCCAACCATGCCTACTGA